The Nycticebus coucang isolate mNycCou1 chromosome 8, mNycCou1.pri, whole genome shotgun sequence genome has a window encoding:
- the LOC128592147 gene encoding heterogeneous nuclear ribonucleoprotein A1 → MSKSESPKEPEQLRKLFIGGLSFETTDESLRSHFEQWGTLTDCVVMRDPNTKRSRGFGFVTYATVEEVDAAMNARPHKVDGRVVEPKRAVSREDSQRPGAHLTVKKIFVGGIKEDTEEHHLRDYFEQYGKIEVIEIMTDRGSGKKRGFAFVTFDDHDSVDKIVIQKYHTVNGHNCEVRKALSKQEMASASSSQRGRSGSGNFGGGRGGGFGGNDNFGRGGNFSGRGGFGGSRGGGGYGGSGDGYNGFGNDGSNFGGGGSYNDFGNYNNQSSNFGPMKGGNFGGRSSGPYGGGGQYFAKPRNQGGYGGSSSSSSYGSGRRF, encoded by the coding sequence ATGTCTAAGTCAGAGTCTCCTAAAGAGCCTGAACAGCTGCGGAAGCTATTCATTGGAGGGTTGAGCTTTGAAACGACTGATGAGAGTCTGAGGAGCCATTTTGAGCAATGGGGAACGCTCACAGACTGCGTGGTAATGAGAGATCCGAACACCAAGCGCTCCAGGGGCTTTGGGTTTGTCACATACGCCACCGTGGAGGAGGTGGATGCAGCAATGAACGCAAGGCCACACAAAGTGGATGGAAGAGTTGTGGAACCAAAGAGAGCTGTTTCCAGAGAGGATTCTCAAAGACCTGGTGCCCACTTAACTGTGAAAAAGATCTTTGTTGGTGGCATTAAAGAAGATACTGAAGAACATCACTTAAGAGACTATTTTGAACAGTATGGGAAAATTGAAGTGATTGAAATCATGACTGACCGAGGCAGTGGCAAGAAGAGGGGCTTTGCTTTTGTTACGTTTGATGACCATGATTCTGTGGATAAGATTGTCATTCAGAAATACCATACTGTGAATGGCCACAACTGTGAAGTAAGGAAAGCCCTGTCAAAGCAAGAGATGGCTAGTGCTTCCTCCAGCCAAAGAGGTCGAAGTGGTTCTGGAAACTTTGGTGGGGGTCGTGGAGGTGGTTTTGGTGGAAACGACAACTTTGGCCGTGGAGGAAACTTCAGTGGTCGTGGTGGCTTTGGTGGCAGCCGTGGTGGTGGTGGATatggtggcagtggggatggCTACAATGGATTTGGTAATGATGGAAGCAATTTTGGAGGTGGTGGAAGTTACAATGattttggcaattacaacaatCAGTCATCAAATTTTGGACCTATGaagggaggaaattttggaggcagAAGCTCTGGCCCTTATGGTGGTGGCGGCCAATACTTTGCCAAACCACGAAACCAAGGTGGCTATGGTGGTTCCAGTAGCAGCAGTAGCTATggcagtggcagaaggttttaa